A DNA window from Rhipicephalus sanguineus isolate Rsan-2018 chromosome 8, BIME_Rsan_1.4, whole genome shotgun sequence contains the following coding sequences:
- the LOC119403475 gene encoding uncharacterized protein LOC119403475, which produces MSSDLVKLALRMGLEGAELKAWVEEREAQARDDRAAEREVIKEKMEQMELERKLEAEAQKTLQLRLQLAQAQGVRESVVADEGRQVRASSNVNPHNFMPGFNENRDDLDAYLKRFENIATGQDWPKDKWATALSLCLSGEALKVFGRLAPEEALDYDKTKLALLQRFRFTAEGYREKFRHSKPQDGETGVQYAARLTSFFDRWVEMSKTEKEYSAVRNLVVAEQFINSCHDKVALFLREKNCRKLEEMAEAADNFLEAQRQTNLQIFREKAENTSRPYASGLAWVKRRQDVSARQVQHLRQRAPASVRDGQGKRLAGSRSTTSAVSRVLGRGCHRTYRATQASAVPSQR; this is translated from the coding sequence ATGAGTTCGGATCTAGTAAAACTGGCATTGCGCATGGGGCTAGAAGGAGCTGAGCTCAAGGCTTGGGTAGAAGAACGGGAGGCTCAAGCTCGAGACGATAGGGCGGCAGAACGCGAAGTAATTAAGGAGAAGATGGAGCAGATGGAGCTCGAGCGGAAACTTGAAGCTGAAGCTCAGAAGACTTTACAGCTGCGTCTGCAACTTGCTCAGGCTCAAGGCGTTAGAGAGTCAGTGGTAGCTGACGAAGGCCGACAGGTTCGAGCATCGTCTAACGTCAATCCTCACAATTTTATGCCAGGGTTCAATGAGAACCGGGATGACTTAGACGCGTACCTCAAGAGATTTGAGAATATTGCTACCGGTCAAGATTGGCCAAAAGACAAGTGGGCCACGGCCCTAAGTTTGTGTTTGAGTGGAGAAGCGCTCAAGGTCTTTGGTCGTCTGGCTCCAGAAGAGGCACTCGATTACGACAAAACCAAGTTGGCGCTCTTGCAAAGATTTCGGTTCACCGCAGAGGGCTACCGTGAAAAATTCCGGCACAGCAAACCACAAGATGGTGAAACGGGAGTGCAGTACGCCGCGAGGCTAACAAGTTTCTTTGACAGATGGGTCGAGATGTCGAAGACGGAAAAAGAGTACTCAGCCGTTCGGAACCTCGTAGTAGCGGAACAGTTTATCAATAGCTGTCATGATAAAGTGGCACTATTTCTGCGAGAGAAAAACTGCCGCAAGCTGGAAGAGATGGCGGAAGCCGCCGACAATTTCCTGGAAGCGCAGCGACAGACAAACTTGCAGATTTTCCGGGAAAAAGCGGAGAATACCAGTCGTCCTTACGCTTCGGGCCTGGCGTGGGTGAAACGTCGCCAGGACGTTTCCGCCAGGCAAGTCCAGCATCTACGACAGCGAGCGCCGGCCAGCGTTCGAGATGGGCAGGGCAAACGCCTTGCGGGCTCCAGGTCAACGACCTCCGCAGTGAGCCGCGTTCTTGGCCGCGGCTGTCATCGGACCTACCGGGCTACCCAAGCGTCGGCCGTCCCTTCCCAGCGTTGA